The genome window CCATTACGATCGCCGCGCTGAAGGGGCTCCTCGATCCGATCCTTCTCGAGACGGTGAATTTCGTCAATGCGCCGTTCATCGCCAAGGAGAGGGGAATAGAGGTCAAGGAGACGAAGAGCAGGGACGCCGGCAATTACCAGAGCCTGATCGTCATGAAGGTGAAGTCTCCCCGGAAAGAGATACAGGTGCACGGCACTCTCTTCAGCAAAGAGGACCCGCGGATCGTCAAGATAGACAACTTCATCGTGGAGATCGTCCCCGAGGGCAACATGCTGCTCATGTACAACAACGACAAACCCGGGGTGATCGGCAACATAGGGATGACGCTCGGCAAGAACACTATCAATATCGCCAGGATGCACTTCGGACGGGAGAGTGCAGGCGGGCGGGCGATCTCGGTCGTCAATATCGATTCGGCGGTCTCGGACGAGATATTACGGGAGATAAAGAGCCTTCCGAATATCGTCGACGTCAAAGTCATAACGTTGTAAAGGGCGATACGCAGGGGCAACGAGCCGCGGCCGCAGTGCCGCGCCTCGTTGCCCGTTTCTGGTGTCTGATTACGAACACGAGCGAGGTATGGTATGTCTACAGTGGTGATAGTCGGCGCCCAATGGGGCGATGAAGGGAAAGGCAAGGTCGTCGATGTGCTCACCGAGAAGGCCGATGTGGTCGCACGGTATCAGGGCGGTAACAACGCCGGGCACACCGTTGTCATAAAGAACGAGAAGTACATCCTCCATCTCATTCCCTCGGGGATCCTGCACAAAGGGAAAAAGTGCCTTATCGGCAACGGCGTGGTGATCGATCCCGCGGCGCTCATCGCGGAGATGGACGGGCTCCGGGAAAAGGGCATCAAGGTAGAGCGAAACCTCGTGATCTCGAAGAACGCCCATCTCATTATGCCTTACCACACCGCCCTGGAGCGGGAGCACGAGAACAGGAAGGGCAACCAGAAGATCGGCACCACGGGAAGGGGCATCGGGCCGTCCTATACGGACAAGATCGCCCGCCACGGCATCAGGGTGATGGACCTGATGACGCCTGCGCTCTTCAAAGAGAAGCTGACGGCGAATCTTGCGGGGGTGAATTTTCTGCTCGAGAACATGTTCAAGGCAGCGCCCCTCACCGCTGAAGAGATCTACCGGCAGTACATGGGCTATGCAGAGCGCTTTGCGGGCATGGTGGCGGATACCGACATCCTCGTCAACGATGCGATCGAAGCAGGGAAGAATGTCCTCTTCGAGGGAGCGCAGGGCACCCTGCTCGATATCGATCACGGGACGTATCCGTTCGTCACCTCGTCGAGCACCATAGCCGGCGGCGCCTGCACCGGGCTCGGCGTGGGCCCGACCAGGATCGACAGGGTCCTCGGCATCGTCAAGGCCTACACCACGAGGGTCGGCTCGGGGCCGTTCCCGACAGAGCTGAATGACGAGCTCGGCGAGCACATCAGACAGAAAGGCGGAGAGTTCGGGGCCACCACGGGCAGGGCGCGGCGGTGCGGCTGGCTCGATATGCTGGTGCTCAAGCATGCCAAGCGCATCAACGGGCTGACCGGCATCGCCCTGACGAAACTCGACATCCTCGACGGCTTCGAGACGATCAAGATCTGCGTCGGGTACAAGCATGAGGGGAAGGTCTACGAGGAGTTCCCCAAGGAGGCCGAGGTCCTTTACCGCTGCGAACCGGTGTACGAGGAGGTGAGCGGCTGGAAAGAGAGCACCCTCGGCATCCGGGCGTTCGACAAGCTCCCGGCAAATGCAAAAAAATATATAAAGACCATAGAAAAGATGCTCACGGTGAAGGTGCAGATCATCTCTACCGGCCAGAAGCGGAACGAGATCATCGTGCTGAAAGATCAATTCTGAAAAACAGGAGCCGGAATTCAGGAGTCAGAGCTCGGAGGACTGAAATCATTGCTTTCATACCGGCTCCTGACTCCTGAATTCCGGATTCCTCTCCCCTGGCAAGAAATGCTCTCGACGCTGCTCAATGTCCTCTTTCCCTCCCATTGCCCCGTCTGCGACACGCAATCGGACAGCCAT of Nitrospirota bacterium contains these proteins:
- a CDS encoding adenylosuccinate synthase, which encodes MSTVVIVGAQWGDEGKGKVVDVLTEKADVVARYQGGNNAGHTVVIKNEKYILHLIPSGILHKGKKCLIGNGVVIDPAALIAEMDGLREKGIKVERNLVISKNAHLIMPYHTALEREHENRKGNQKIGTTGRGIGPSYTDKIARHGIRVMDLMTPALFKEKLTANLAGVNFLLENMFKAAPLTAEEIYRQYMGYAERFAGMVADTDILVNDAIEAGKNVLFEGAQGTLLDIDHGTYPFVTSSSTIAGGACTGLGVGPTRIDRVLGIVKAYTTRVGSGPFPTELNDELGEHIRQKGGEFGATTGRARRCGWLDMLVLKHAKRINGLTGIALTKLDILDGFETIKICVGYKHEGKVYEEFPKEAEVLYRCEPVYEEVSGWKESTLGIRAFDKLPANAKKYIKTIEKMLTVKVQIISTGQKRNEIIVLKDQF